The segment GAGTACTCCTGCGACGATCCCGGCACCGGCTACTTCTGCCCGAACGCCTACCTCGCCAATCTGGGCGGCGTCGACGTGAGCGACCGGATCGGCTCGCGCTTCGGGTGGAACGCCGCCGTCTCGCTGGGGTGGCAGGTCGTCGGGATCCGCGCGGGCTCGCGCGACACCGACACCGTGCAGGGATACCATGCGGCCGGCACGTGGGACTTCCGCCCCGGGATCACGGGCGAGATCTACGGCGGATGGACCAACCTGGCCCTCGCGAGCGGATCGGGGTTCGCGAGCACGGAGTTCGGGGCGAGGATCCGGTTCAAGCTCGGCGCGCCCGGGGGGACGAACCGATGACGGGCACGAAGGCGGGGAGGAAGATCGTCGTCGCCGACGACGATCCCATCGTCCTCAAGTTCCTCGCGGCGCTCCTCACCGACTCCGGCTACGAGGTCACCACGGCGGAGGACGGCGAGAAGGCGCTTCAGCGCATTCGCGAGGCTCAGCCCGATCTCGTGATCATGGACCTCGTCATGCCCTACCACGACGGCTTCGAGATCACGCGGAGCCTCAGGAACAGCCCGGCCACGCGTCAGCTCCCCATCATCGTCCTGTCGATGAAAGACCGGGAGTCCGACGTGCTCCGCTGCTTCGAGCTGGGCGCCGACGACTACATCCGGAAGCCCTTCAACGCCCTGGAGCTCCTGGCGCGCGTGAAGAAGATCCTCGACCGGCGCCCCGCCGGCGCATGACCCAGCCCTTCGTCCTGTCCACCGCGGGGGTCTACGACCTCGTCGTCACCGTCCTCTGGACGGTGTCGATCGTCTTCCTCTTCCTCCTCCTCATCATCGTCGTCAACAAGGCGTGGCGCGAGTCGCGGGAGGGGTTCGCGGCGCGGCGGCGGACCGAGATGGAGCCGGCGCTCTTCCGCTACGTGATGGGAACCGAGCCCGTGGAGAAGTTCCTCCCCTCCGGGGTGACCCGCCGCGACTGGCTCGTCATCGAGAAGATCTTCTTCGACCTCCTGCGCGTGGCGCGGGGGAACGTGAACACCCGCGCCCGCGAGGCCTTCGAGCGGCTGGGCATGGTCGATCACTACACGAAGCAGCTCGACAGCCGCCGCTGGTGGCTGCGCGCGGAGGCGGCCGAGAAGCTCGGGCTGATGGCGAGCGAGAAGCCGACGCGGCGTCTGATCGAGGTGATGTCCGATCCGATGCCCGAGGTGAGGATCCGTGCGGCGCAGGCGCTGGGGGGCATCGGAACCCCCGAATCGCTCCGGCCCCTGGTCGGCGCGCTCCGCGACGCC is part of the Acidobacteriota bacterium genome and harbors:
- a CDS encoding response regulator → MTGTKAGRKIVVADDDPIVLKFLAALLTDSGYEVTTAEDGEKALQRIREAQPDLVIMDLVMPYHDGFEITRSLRNSPATRQLPIIVLSMKDRESDVLRCFELGADDYIRKPFNALELLARVKKILDRRPAGA